A window of Oncorhynchus gorbuscha isolate QuinsamMale2020 ecotype Even-year unplaced genomic scaffold, OgorEven_v1.0 Un_scaffold_18698, whole genome shotgun sequence contains these coding sequences:
- the LOC124030950 gene encoding 40-kDa huntingtin-associated protein-like, with amino-acid sequence CEQTLFNAPGEALALTDAARLFLLSEKQSRALQAPGFDEHLQAALNCYSFAIKVYIEMNQPVMAASLSLELGNALKEMNKPGEAIVHYQRAAELQTQQPIESLLSMGEMATCKILTRDYDGALSVLTEMQLMCQERGLQLPGTSTPVGAFLDIVAKCEISRVLLLMLLEPPPQKLLPEHAQTLERYAWESFDPHSQVTFLPENVFLLLQSVVVCGIFPY; translated from the exons GTGTGAGCAGACTCTTTTCAATGCTCCTGGGGAGGCCCTGGCCCTGACCGATGCTGCCCGGCTCTTCCTGCTCTCTGAgaagcagagcagagcactacAAGCCCCAGGCTTCGACGAGCACCTACAGGCCGCACTCAACTGCTACAGCTTCGCCATCAAG GTGTACATTGAGATGAACCAGCCTGTCATGGCTGCCAGTCTATCCCTGGAACTTGGCAATGCCCTCAAG GAGATGAACAAACCAGGTGAGGCCATAGTTCACTACCAGAGAGCAGCAGAACTCCAGACACAGCAGCCCATTGAGTCTCTGCTGTCTATGGGAGAGATGGCCACCTGCAAAATACTCACCC GTGACTATGACGGCGCGCTGTCCGTGCTGACAGAGATGCAGCTGATGTGTCAGGAGAGGGGACTGCAACTGCCCGGCACCAGCACCCCCGTTG GTGCATTTCTGGACATTGTGGCCAAGTGTGAGATTTCTAGAGTACTTTTGCTGATGCTGCTTGAG CCTCCTCCCCAGAAGTTGTTGCCAGAGCATGCCCAGACCCTGGAGAGATACGCCTGGGAGTCGTTTGACCCTCATAGTCAGG TGACCTTCCTACCTGAGAATGTCTTCCTG